In Macrobrachium rosenbergii isolate ZJJX-2024 chromosome 49, ASM4041242v1, whole genome shotgun sequence, the following are encoded in one genomic region:
- the LOC136832325 gene encoding uncharacterized protein gives MMGHTIQVTSKDLFPFIEYQLNSPEPGTTVTPLDSLDVRMLNITAKMLNFTQVFADDNVSFTAMYVMRKPSDDEWGSYSNGKWSGMVYRLEQNIADISTMLFWSYERKQAIDFTRIYANEPYVMVTRKPKPAPQHLALIRPFSGEEMFLGWWMMFTMLVLTVYKSSLTAHLSVPVTPPPIDTIQQLLKVEGATWGMEPGYGLGWEYFKNNDNPDVRGMFKELLVLETDEQMRRVLDGYHALFTWKYYIKTIIASNFTAALGFTPIHISREEFIPGPTGWGVRKGAPFLNSLDRIQDRLIEAGIVDYWLRELFDTAVWKRRMIRKNKILAGEEEERTYLQV, from the exons ATGATGGGACACACGATACAAGTCACCTCAAAGGACCTCTTCCCATTTATCGAATATCAACTTAACAGCCCGGAGCCCGGCACCACGGTGACGCCTTTGGACTCCCTCGATGTGCGCATGCTCAACATCACGGCGAAAATGCTCAATTTTACGCAAGTATTTGCTGACGATAACGTCAGCTTTACGGCTAT GTACGTCATGCGCAAGCCCTCGGACGACGAGTGGGGATCGTACAGTAATGGAAAATGGTCGGGCATGGTGTACAGACTGGAGCAGAACATAGCCGACATCTCTACGATGCTCTTCTGGTCCTACGAGAGGAAACAGGCGATCGACTTCACCAGGATCTACGCCAACGAACCTTACGTCATGGTGACGAGGAAGCCGAAGCCTGCCCCTCAGCACCTGGCCCTGATCAGACCGTTTTCAGGTGAGGAG ATGTTCCTCGGATGGTGGATGATGTTCACCATGTTGGTTCTGACGGTGTACAAGTCCTCGCTGACAGCTCACCTGTCCGTTCCCGTCACCCCGCCTCCCATCGACACCATCCAGCAGCTTCTGAAGGTGGAGGGCGCCACCTGGGGCATGGAACCCGGGTACGGTCTCGGGTGGGAATATTTCAAGAACAACGACAACCCCGATGTGCGGGGCATGTTCAAAGAGCTGTTG GTGCTGGAAACTGACGAACAGATGCGACGCGTGTTGGACGGGTACCACGCCTTATTCACCTGGAAGTACTATATAAAGACAATCATCGCGTCGAACTTCACCGCTGCCCTCGGATTCACGCCCATTCACATCAGCCGGGAAGAGTTCATCCCAGGTCCTACTGGATGGGGTGTTAG GAAGGGCGCCCCATTCCTCAATTCGCTGGACAGAATCCAAGACAGATTGATAGAAGCTGGTATAGTCGATTACTGGCTGCGAGAACTCTTCGATACAGCCGTGTGGAAAAGACGCATGATCAGgaagaacaaaatcttggctggggaggaagaggagaggaccTACTTGCAGGTGTGA